The DNA window GGCCGTAGCCTATGTGCCGCAGGCGCATGACGGCCCCTTTGCGTTTCGGGTGCGGGAGATGGTGATGATGGGCTGCAGCGCCCGGCTGCGGCTGTTTACGTCGCCGGGCAAGCGGGAGCATGCGTTGGCCCGGCAGGCATTGGCGGCGCTTGGGATCGCGCACCTGGAACGGCGTCTTTACCCCACGCTCAGCGGCGGCGAGCGCCAGTTGGTGTTGATCGCCCGCGCGCTGGTGCAGCAACCCTCGCTGTTGATGATGGATGAACCGGCGTCCAGCCTGGATTTTGGCCACCAAATCGCGTTGCTGGAGCAGGTGCGGCGCTTGCAGGCCGGCGGGATGACGATCCTGATGTCGACCCACCACCCGATGCATGCCCAGGCCGTTGCCGACAGCGTGATACTGATGAGCCCAGAGCACGCCGTGCGCCAGGGTTCACCGGCAGAGATGCTCAGTGCGGAAACGCTGGCGGCCATTTATCAGGTTTCACCCGCGCAAATTCGCCGCCACTTTCAGGGGAACCCCGTAAACGACATTCAGGACAAACACCATGCTGATTGATGACATTGATTTCGCCACGCTGTACCAACAGCAGATGAAGCTGGCGAAAAGAACGGAAAAAACGCCCGAGCACTGGGATCGGCGGGCGGAGAAAATGGCGCAGACCTGCGCCAACCCGCAGGATCCTTATCTGGCGCAACTGATCGCCCGCATGGATTTTACCGGCGCGCAGACGCTGCTGGATATGGGGTGCGGGCCGGGCTCCGTGTGCCTGAACGTGGCCGATCGCCTGCAACGGGTCTATGGCCTGGATTACAGCAGCGGCATGTTGGCGGTGGCGCGCCAGCGCGCCCAGGCGCAGGGCATCGCCAATGCCACCCTGCTGCGCAAGGCGTGGGAAGACAGCTGGGACGATGTGCCGCAATGCGACATCGCCGTTGCCTCGCGCTCTACGCTGGTGGCCGATCTGCGCCAGGCGATGCGCAAGTTGAACGACAAGGCCAGGTTGCGGGTATACACCACTCATACGGTAAGCCCGTCGTTTGTCGATCCGGCGATCCAGCGCGCCCTTGGCCGGCCGGTGGTCGAACTGCCCAACTACGCGTACGCCTTCAACGTGCTGTACCAGATGGGCATTCAGCCGCGGGTCGATTTTATCCGCGGGCCGAACTGCCAGGCGCAAACCGATACCTTCGAGGCGTTTATTTCTGCGGTTGCCTGGTCAACCGGCGAGCTGAACGATGAGGAAAAACAGCGCCTGTTTGATTATTTCACCCAGCGCAAACACGGGCCGCGGCCGCTGGTGGCGCCGACCCGTGACTGGGCGTTGCTCTGGTGGGATCGCGTTGATTTTGAGGTGGCGCCATGATCTTTATTCCTGATGCGCTGTTGGATCGGCTACTCCAGGAAGACATCCAGGGCGGAGATGTGACCACCCGGGCGCTGGGGATTGGCGAACGGGACGGTGAAATGCACTTTATTCACCGCCAAGGCGGTTGCGTCAGCGCCATTGACACCGCCTGCCGCATGCTGCGCCGCCTTGGCATTGAGGCGCAGGCGCGGGTGGAAGACGGCGCGCTGGTTGGCGCCGGGGCGCGGCTGGTGTCCGCTCAGGGCAGGGCAAAAGCATTACACCAAGGGTGGAAGGCGGTGCAGAACCTGCTGGAGTGGAGCTGCGGCGTGACGGACTACCAGTTCCGTATGCTGCAGATCCTGCGGCGCTATGTGCCGAACGGGCAGATTGCCTGCACGCGCAAGGCGGTGCCCGGGACACGGCTGCTTGCCGCGCAGGCGGTGTTGGCCGGCGGCGGGCTCATCCACCGCGCCGGCACGGCGGATACGCTGCTGGTTTTTGCCAACCACCGCCGCTTTCTGGCCGATGATGACTGGCCGGGGATGGTCGCCCGCCTGCGCATGGCGGCGCCGGAAAAAGCCATCGTGCTGGAAGCCGATACTCCGGCAGAAGCCCGCCTGGCGCTGGCCGCCCAGCCCGACGTGTTGCAGTTGGATAAGTTTACGCCGCACGATATTGCCGCGCTGCTCGTACTGGCGCGGCAAATAGCGCCTCATTGCCGTATTTCCGCCACCGGCGGTATCACACTGCACACGGTTGAAGCCTTCGCTCGCACCGGAGTGCCGCTGTTGATCACTTCAGCCCCTTATTATGCACCGCCAGCGGATATTCAGGTTCAACTGTTGCCGTTGGCGTGATGCGTTTTGCCGCCGCCGCGCCACATCGGCGCAGCGGCTGTGCGATGGAACACTGTTATATAAAAACAACACAGCACACTTTTGGGAAGGATATCCTGATGAAAATAAAAACGATCTCTCTGTGTATGCCGTTCACTCTGTTGGCCATGGATGCGGCGTTGGCGGCGCAGGAGGACACGGTCACCGTATGGGGCAGCGCCGTCGCGGCGACCAGCGATATTGTTGACCAGCAAACCGTCACCCAGCTTGATAAACGCAACGTCGCACAGGCGCTTAGCGTGATCCCAGGGGTAACGTTACAGAAGTCCGGCAACCGTAATGAACTGCAGGTGCGGGTGCGCGGCTTCGACAGCCGGCAGGTACCGATATTCTATGATGGCGTACCGATTTATGTGCCTTACGACGGCAATTTGGATCTTGGGCGCCTGCTCATTTCCGGGCTAGCGACGCTGGAGGTTTCCAAAGGCTACACGTCGCTGCTGCAAGGGCCAAACCAAATGGGGGGCTCGATCAACCTGACAACACAGAAACCGAAGAACCCGCTGGAAGCCAGCATCGGCTTTCGTCAGGGCTGGGCGCGCGGCAAACACAGCGCCTATGACGCCAATGCCGCGCTGGGGATCAAAAGCGATCTCGGCTATATCCAGGTCAGCGGTAGCTGGCTGAAACAGGATTTCGTCGGTTTGCCCCATGGCAGCGACGGCCCGGTGGTGGGGGAACAGGGCAAACGCAGTAATTCGGCGGCCGACGACCAGCGCGGTATGCTAAAAATCGGCTTCACCCCGCGGCCATCGGATGAGTACACCTTTACCTACATCAAACAGGACGGCGAGAAGAACAACCCGCCCTATGCAGGCACCAGCAGCCAGCAGGCGCGCTATTGGCAATGGCCGCAATACGATAAGGAAAGTTATTACTATCAGGGCACCACACGGTTGGCCGATGGCTATACCCTGAAAAGCCGGGTTTACCACGACACGTTTAAAAACACCCTGTTGATGTACAACAGCCTGGCCGCACTCAAAAGCGGGAGCGGCAGCTACAGCCACTACGACGATTACAGCAACGGCGCCGGGCTGCAATTGGCGATAGATATGCGTGAGCGCGATCAACTGGCGTTCGCCGCGCACTGGAAAGAAGACGTCCACCGTGAAAAGAGCGCGCCTTCGGCGGCCTACGATCGCTATAAAGACCGCACCTGGTCGCTGGCCAGCGAATACCAATGGGCGGCAACTGACGATCTGGACGTGGTGGCGGGCATCAGCTACGACTGGCGCGACAGCCTGCAGGCCATGAAGCACGAGACGGCCGGGATCACCCGTTATGACGACAATACCCAGCGGGCATTCAACTGGCAGGGCATGGCTAAATATCACTTTGACAGCCGTAACGATATTGCCCTGTCGTATTCTGAACGCAGCCGCTTCCCCACGCTGAAAGAACGTTACACCACCTCGCGCCCGGCCTATGGCCAGATTGCATTGGTGAACCCCGGCCTGAAGGCGGAACGCAGCCGTAACCTTGATCTGACCTATACCGGTGCGCTGTCTGAACGGTGGGGTTATGACGCCAGTGTGTATTACAACCGCGTCAGTGACGCCATTCTGTCGCAAAACGTTAGCGCAGACGTGGTGCAGAATCGCAACAGTGGCCGGGTGGATTACACCGGGTTCGAGCTGGGCGTCAAAGGCAAACTGCTGGATATGCTGTCGGCCGGGGTGAATTACAGCTTTACCCACAGCGATCCCAAACAGCTGGAAATCGGCAAGATTACCGGTTTGCCGAAGCAAACGCTGGTGGCCTGGGCGACGCTGACGCCGTGGCAGCCGCTTAGCATTACCGTGTCGCAGGAGGCGCGTTCTTATAGCTACAGCGACACCGACGGCAGCCAGAAGGCGGCCGGCTTTTCCGTTACCAACCTGCGTACCGATTACCAGATTGGGCATGGCCTGAGCGTCAATGCGTCGGTCAACAATCTGTTCGATACCACCTACGCCTATGCCGAAGGGTTTATCGAAGAGGGGCGCAATTATTGGCTGGGGGTAGAGTACCGCTACTGACCGCGCCAGTCGGGTAGGTTGCCGCCAGGGCTGACGCCGTGGCGGCATCGTGTTAAAAAGGAGGTCGGAGCAAGAAGTTCATCATTAACAGGAGATCCTGATGCAGCTTTCGACGACCCCAACCCTGGAAGGGTTCACCATTACCGCCTATTGCGGCGTCGTTACCGGCGAAGCCATCCTCGGCGCCAATATTTTCCGTGATTTTTTTGCCGGCGTGCGTGATATCGTCGGCGGCCGTTCCGGCGCCTACGAGAAAGAGTTACGCAAGGCGCGCCAACTGGCGTTCAGGGAATTGGAAGAACAGGCCAAGGAACTGGGGGCCAACGCGGTGGTTGGTATCGACATCGATTATGAAACCGTCGGCAAAGACGCCAGCATGTTGATGGTTACCGTCAGCGGCACGGCGGTGAAAGTGAACCGTTAATCCGACCGCAAGGCAAAGGAGCATGCAGTGGCGAAGGGATTATGGATCATAGCCGCCGCCAGCCTGTTGGCCGGCTGCCAGAGCGGGCAGCAGGGTGAAGGTGGCGCTTATCATGTGGAGACGCGCTACCGGGCGCAGGGCGCCGATGCGCGCATCCACTTTCTGGTGATGCACTACACGGCGGATGATTTTCACGCTTCGCTAAAGACGCTGACCGACGAACACGTCAGCGCGCACTACCTGCTGCCGGCTCATCCGCCGCGGCAAAACGGCCAACCGGTGGTGTATCAACTGGTGCCCGAGGCGCAGCGCGCCTGGCATGCGGGCGCCAGCCAGTGGCGTGGCCGCACCGGCCTTAACGATACCTCTATTGGCATTGAAATCGTCAATCGCGGCTTTTACCGCAGCTTGCTGTTCACCCATTGGCAGCCCTATACGCCGGAGCAAATCGCGCTGCTGGTGGATCTTAGCCGCGACATCATTAAGCGCTATGGCATTCAGCCGGTGGATGTGGTCGGGCACAGCGATATCGCTCCTTTGCGCAAACAGGATCCCGGCCCGCTATTCCCGTGGCGGCAGTTGGCGCAGGCCGGCATCGGCGCCTGGCCGGACGAAGCGGACGTGCGGCATTATCTGGCCGGCCGCGATCGCCATGCGCCGGTCGCCATGGCGCCGCTATTGGCCAGGTTGGCGCGCTACGGCTATGGCGTGGAAACGGATTGGGATGCACGCCAGCAGCGGCAACTGGTGGCGGCGTTTCAGATGCACTTCCGGCCGGCGGATTTTAGCGGCGCGCCGGATGCGGAAACCGAAGCGATTGCGGATGCCTTGTTGAGCAAATATGGGGCGGCGCGCTGATTAGCGCGCGTGCAACATGCCGTGGGTTTTCAACCATTGGGCGGTGCGGTTGATGCCTTCGTCCAGCGAAACGATCGGCCGGTAACCCAACTCGTCTTGCGCCAGCGAGGTATCGAGCGTCAGATCGAAATTGAGCTTGGCCACGCCGTAATGGGTCAGCACCGGCTCTTTGTCTTTATTTCCCAGCTTTTCCATGCCGCGGGCCATCATATCCAGCATCGGATAGGGCACCGAACGGATACGGCACGCCATGCCAAGATCGTCAAACAACTGCTGGACGATGGTGCGCAGCGGGCGTGACTGCTGGTTGGTAATATTGTAGGCGCGCCCGGAGACGGTGTTTTCCGCCTGGGTAGCCAGCCACATGGCGTGTACGGCGTTTTCCAGATAGGTCATATCCACCAGCGCGCTGCCACCGTGCGGCAGCAGCAGGTTGCCGTAGTGCTTAATCATCTGCAGCAGGCGCGGCAACATCACGTTGTCGTGCGGGCCGAACAGCCCCTGCGGGCGCAGAATGGTGAAATGGGTCTGCGGGTTGGACAGCGCCAACTGGTGGATCACCTGTTCGCCGGCGGCTTTGCTGCGCGCAAATTCGTTGGCATAGCGTACCGGCCGGTAGTCTTCTTTGATATTGCGGTGGTGGCGATAATCGAAATAAATAGCAGGGGAGGAGATATGGATAAACTGCGATACGCCATAGGCGGCGGCCCATTCCCCCAACCGGCGGGTGGCGCGCACGTTGGCCAGCTCGAACGCCTGCTCGCTGCCCCAGGGGGAAGTGAAGCTGGAGCAGTGCCACAGAACATCCACATCCGCCAGCATGGCCTTGGCCTGTGAAGAAACCAGCGTGGTGAGATCGGCTGCGATAAACTCGGCGCCCATTTTTTCCAGCAGGTTGCCCATGGCCTGATTGCGGCCAGTGGCGCGCACTTTTATACCCTGATGGCGGAGATATTCAACGGCGTTGCGGCCTAACCCACTGGTTGCACCGGTAACCAATACCTTCATAACAGACTCTATTCTCACCCCAAATTGTAGACTGCGGGAGCGGTTGCCTGCACCCCTGCAAATGAGGTGCCATTCTTCCGTGATTTTGTGCGCTATGCAATCGGAAAGGGTTTAACTGCGGCAGCAAACTGTGCGGTTGGCCGACAAATAACCGCCTGATGCCCCTTAATGCCGATCTTGCCGCTGCGCCAACCGGGCAATGCGCTTTGCCATGCCACGAAAAATAAACAGGTGAGCGGGCATCATAAGGAACCAATAGAGCAAGCCGCTGAACCCGGCCGGGTGCCACCAGGCGCGCACATCAAGCTGCCGGTATGCGCCAAAATCCTTAATGCTGAAGGTCAGCCGCCCCAGCCCCGGCGCCTTCATACCAAACAGCAACGCCAACTGGCGCAGCGGCTTCATGGTGATCACTTTCCAGCCGTCCACCAGATCGCCTACTTGTAACGTCGCGCGAGCCGGGCGGCCATAGACCACGCCGTTGCCCGCCAGATCGTCCATCCAAGCCCGAATACGCCACAGGATATTGGCGTAAAAATAGCCTTCTTTGCCGCCCAACTGCTGCACCACGTGCCACAGCGCTTCGCTGGATGCCGTGGTATCGATGGTAAAGCCGGCCTGCTTCGGGTAGAAGCCATAGCCGGGGCGCCAGCGGGCGCGTGCTTCGGGATCGTAGCCCCAGTCGGCGCAGGCCACCACTTCATCTTCACGCCGCAAGGTGTCCTTCACCGCCTGATCGAAAGTCGACAGCGTTTGCGGGATCAGCGCCTGCAGTGCTCTGCCGTCGGCAGGCAGATCGTGGTTCAGGCCCTGGATCAGCGCGTTAGCGATCGGCACCGGCACCGAGGTCACCATGCTGATAAACCACGCGGAGATAAAGCGTGTCGGCAGGGGGAGGGGAAGCAGCCAGCGTTTTTTGCCGCTGATGGCGATAAAGCGCTCGAACAGAGTTTGATAGCTGATGTATTCCGGGCCGGCGATGTCGAAAACCCGGTTCTCCGCCGCCGGATGCTGCAACATATCGGCCAGGTAGACCAGCAGATTGCACAACGCGACCGGCGATGATTTGGAGCGCACCCAACGCGGCGGGGTCAGTATCGGCAGGTTGTACACCATATCGCGCATGATCTCGAAAGCGGCTGAACCGGGGCCGACGATAATGCTGGCGCGCAGTTCCGTGATCGGAACGCCGCTGTCGCGCAGGATATCGCCGGTCAGTTGACGTGCGACCAGGTGCGGCGAGCGGGCGTCGCGCGGCTGCAACGCGCCGAGAAAGATCACCTGTTTGACACTGGCGTTGCGCAGCGCGTCACGCATATTTTCCGCCGCCTGGCGCTCTTTTTCGATAAAGTCATCGCCGTCGCCCATGCCGTGGATCAGGTAATACACCGTATCGATATTCCACAGCGCCGCAGCCAGCGTCTCCGGGCGGTAGACATCCACGTATTGACAACGCACGTGCGGCCAGTGCTGTTCCTGCAGCCATTCAATGCGCCGGGCGGCGGCGGTAATTTCATGCCCAAGCTCCGCCAGATGTGGGATCAGGTTCTGGCCAATATAGCCGCTGGCGCCAAGCACCAGTATGCGTTGGGGGATCATCCATGCCGCCTTATCATCAATGTGAACACCGTGCCCAAACGGCCGTGGCGCTTGAGTTTCATACCGCATAGCATGCCAAACCTGCCGGATAAAAGCACTGCGTAATGGATGATTTCTGTTTGCCAGTGCATGCCGGCCGCGGCACACTGGGCGCCTTTTCAGGTGGGGAGTGAACGATGCGATTAGGGGCGTTGTGTTATCTGCTGCTGGCACTGGCCTGCGGCGCCAGCCTGTGGTGGCCGCAGCCGCTTTGGGCGGCGGTGGTGCTGATTAACCTGTTGACGCTGCTGATTTACGGCGCAGATAAGCTGGCGGCCATCCGGGCGTGGCAACGGGTGCCGGAAAGCACCCTGTTGGTCTTTGGGCTGATAGGCGGCTGGCCGGGAGCGATCTGCGGCCAGCAACTCTTTCGCCATAAAACGCGCAAGCAGCCGTTCAAAACCTGGTTTATCTGCAGCGTGGTGCTGAACCTGGCCTTGATCTTGGCGATCGGCTACTGGCGATACGGCGGTTAACGCAACCAGTTGGTCTTGGCCAGCTCAACCACTTCATCGCCGCGGCCGTTGATGATGGCGCGCAGCATATACAGGCTGAAGCCCTTGGCCTGTTCAAATTTGATCTGCGGCGGCATCGCCAGTTCCTGTTTGGCGGTGACGACATCCAGCAGCCCCGGGCCGGGGTGTGCCAACAGTTCCTGCAGCGCGGCGTCCAGTTCGGACGCTTTCTCCACGCGGATGCCTTTAATGCCGGCGGCGTTGGCAATCGCCGCGAAATCCGGGTTGTGCAGATCGGTGCCGTCGGTCAGGTAGCCGCCCGCTTTCATTTCCATCGCCACAAATCCCAGCACGCTATTGTTGAACACCACCACCTTCACCGGCAGTTTGAGCTGCGCCAGCGACAGAAAATCGCCCATCAGCATGCTGAAGCCGCCGTCGCCGCACAGCGCCACTACCTGGCGGTTTGGCTCCGTCGCCTGTGCGCCAATCGCTTGCGGCATGGCGTTGGCCATGGAGCCGTGGTTGAACGAGCCCAACAGGCGGCGTTTGCCGTTCATCTTCAGGTAGCGCGCCGCCCATACTGTCGGGGTGCCGACGTCGCAGGTAAAGACCGCGTCTTCGCTGGCGTATTGGCTGATTTGCTGTGCCAGATACTGCGGGTGAATCGGCTGATCGTCATTACGGGTCGCCAGGCTGTCGAGATCCTTACGGGCGTCGCGATAGTGCTCCAGCGCTTTATCAAGGTATTTGCGATCCTGCTTCGGCTCCAGCAGCGGCAGCAGGGTGGTCAGGGTGGTTTTGATATCCCCGACCAACGCCTGATTGACCGGGCAGTGGGCGCCGATACTGCCGGGGTTGATGTCGATCTGGATAATGGTGGCGTTGCTCGGGTAGAACGCGCGGTAAGGGAACTGGGTGCCCAGCAGCACCAGCGTATCGGCGTTCATCATCGCGTGATAGCCGGAGGAGAAGCCAATCAGCCCGGTCATGCCTACGCTGTAAGGGTTATCCCACTCAATGTGCTCCTTGCCGCGCAACGCATGCACGACTGGGGCCTGCAGCGTTTCGGCCAGTTTTACCACCTCGTCGTGGGCGCCGGCGCAGCCGCTGCCGCACATCAGGGTAATGTTCTTGGCACCGTTAAGGGTTTGCGCCAGCTTCTGTAGCTCGCTCAGCGGCGGCTGCACCAGCGGCAGCGCTGGGGTTTGCCATACTACCTGCGCGTCTTCTGGCGCCATACGCAGCGCCACGTCACCCGGCAGCACGATGACTGAAACGCCGCGGTTCAGGATCGCCTGCCGCATGGCGACTTCCAGCACGCGCGGCAGCTGCTCAGGGTTGGACACCAGCTCACAGTAATGGCTGCATTCGCGGAACAGCTCCTGCGGGTGGGTTTCCTGAAAATAGCCGCTGCCGATTTCGCTGGAAGGAATATGTGCGGCGATCGCCAGCACCGGCACGTGGTTGCGGTGGCAGTCAAACAGGCCGTTGATCAGGTGCAGGTTGCCGGGGCCGCAGGAACCGGCGCACACCGCCAGCTCGCCGGTGAGTTGCGCTTCGGCTCCGGCGGCAAAGGCGGCCACCTCTTCATGGCGGGTTCCCAGCCATTCGATGGTGCCCATGCGGTGCAGGCTGTCGCTCAGCCCGTTTAACGAATCGCCGGTGACGCCCCAAATTCGTTTTACTCCCGCTTTTTCCAGCGTTTTGGCGACCAGCGTGGCTACTGTTTGCTTCATAGTTCCCCCAAGCATAGTGAAAATAATATGAACTCAATCCGATGAGTCACAGACAGAGCGGTTACCTGTACAGGCTACCGGGTCTTTTGTCGATGAACGTCAGGAAAGGTAAAGCGCAGCGCTTCACCGAGTCTAGGAGAGCGCCGCCGGGGCGGTTTACCGATAAATGCCCTGACGTTTGTCAGGCGCGGGGGCGGCGCCTGACGAAGGCTTATGAGAACAGGGCGATCAGCACCGGCGCCAACAGGCTCAGCAAGAAACCGTGCACAATCGCCGAGGGCACAATTTCCAGCCCGGCGCTGCGTTGGAGCACCGGCAAGGTAAAGTCCATGGAGGTGGCGCCGCACAGGCCCAGGGCGGAAGAGCGGCTGCGGCGCACCAGCGCCGGGATCAGCATGATCGCAACCAGCTCTCGCGCCAGATCGTTGAAAAACGCGGCGCTGCCCATCACCGGGCCATAGGTATCGGCGATCAGAATGCCGGAGAGGGAATACCAGCCAAAGCCGGAGGCCATCGCCAGCCCTTCTTTCAGCGGCAGCCCGAGCAGCAACGCGGCCAGCGCGCCGCCCGCCAGCGCGCTGACACATACCACGCCAGCGACGATCATGCCGCGGCGGTTAATCACCACCTGGCGCAGCGTCATACCACTGTTGCGCAGCTGTGTCCCGACCAGCAACAGCAAGAACAGCAGCGCGTATTCTCCGCCCTGCGTCGCATACTGCAACCACGGCCACTGCGCCAGCCCCAGAATAAAGCCGGCGAGCACCACGCCGCAGAGCTTGAGTGATTCCAGCGCCATCAGCAGGCGGGAAGGCAAGGCCTCTTGCTTATGCGCACTGCGCCAGGGCGAGCGGCGCTCCAGCAGATATAGGGCCAGCAGGTTAAAGCAGAAAATGCACAGGAAAAACACGGCGGTATACTGGAAGATCAGCAGCAGGTTACTGCCCAGATTATCCAGAAACGCCAGGCTGATGCCCATAAAAAACAGGATGACATACACCATCCAACTAAGCAGGCGATTGACGGTGCGAATTAACGTTTTACTGCGCAGCGGAATAAGGTAACCGGCAATCAGCGGCACCAGAATGATCAGCAGTCCTGAATACATGAAAAATGCGCGTCCTTTGGAATGAGAAATACCCGGGCCGATGGCCGGGTGAACACGCTAACCAAATCCGGCTGCGGAGTAAAGCGGCAGATTTAACGATGTCTGCTTGACCTGTAAGGGGTTTTTTGCCCATGCTCTGGGGAGCCCACCCCGTTGGGGCGGAGAAAGGCACGCCTGGGAGGCGGTGAATGTATTTAGAACGTCTGGAAATTGTCGGGTTCCGTGGCATCAATCGGCTATCGCTGGTGCTGGATGACAACACCCTGCTGTTGGGGGAGAACGCCTGGGGCAAATCGAGCCTGCTGGATGCGCTGACGCTGCTGCTGGCCCCGGAACAGGTGCTGTATCGCTTTGAGGCACATGACTTTCATTTCCCGCCCGGCGATGAAGCAGCGAAGGAACGGCATCTGCAGGTGATCTTAACCTTCTGTGAAAAAGACACCGGGCATGCG is part of the Gibbsiella quercinecans genome and encodes:
- a CDS encoding lysine exporter LysO family protein; protein product: MYSGLLIILVPLIAGYLIPLRSKTLIRTVNRLLSWMVYVILFFMGISLAFLDNLGSNLLLIFQYTAVFFLCIFCFNLLALYLLERRSPWRSAHKQEALPSRLLMALESLKLCGVVLAGFILGLAQWPWLQYATQGGEYALLFLLLLVGTQLRNSGMTLRQVVINRRGMIVAGVVCVSALAGGALAALLLGLPLKEGLAMASGFGWYSLSGILIADTYGPVMGSAAFFNDLARELVAIMLIPALVRRSRSSALGLCGATSMDFTLPVLQRSAGLEIVPSAIVHGFLLSLLAPVLIALFS